One genomic segment of Hymenobacter psoromatis includes these proteins:
- a CDS encoding bifunctional nuclease family protein encodes MKKIPLEILGLSSSQSQSGSFALILGEKHGNRRLPIIIGMFEAQSIAIQIEKISPNRPLTHDLFKAFAEHVHVAIIEVVISDLKEGVFYSRIVCSDGATTFEIDARPSDAIAIGLRFGVPIFTVESVLSEAGIILSDMDEASEEDDDDDRDEDDDEDAPRPTTPRATEARDPSGQVSLDELTKMLAQALEKEDYEKAAKIRDELNKRNG; translated from the coding sequence TTGAAAAAAATACCGCTCGAAATTCTGGGCCTGTCCTCCTCGCAGTCACAGTCTGGCTCTTTTGCCCTCATCTTGGGTGAGAAGCACGGCAACCGCCGCCTACCAATTATCATTGGTATGTTTGAGGCGCAAAGTATTGCCATTCAGATTGAGAAAATCAGCCCTAACCGGCCCCTCACCCACGACTTGTTCAAAGCTTTCGCTGAGCACGTGCACGTGGCTATTATTGAGGTAGTTATCTCCGATTTGAAGGAAGGTGTATTCTACTCACGCATCGTGTGCTCCGACGGGGCCACCACGTTTGAGATTGATGCCCGGCCCTCCGATGCCATCGCCATCGGCCTGCGCTTCGGGGTGCCGATTTTCACGGTCGAGAGCGTGCTGAGCGAAGCCGGCATCATCCTCTCGGACATGGACGAAGCCAGCGAGGAGGACGATGATGACGACCGCGACGAGGACGACGACGAGGACGCGCCCCGCCCTACCACCCCCCGCGCCACCGAGGCCCGCGACCCCAGCGGCCAGGTGTCGCTCGATGAGCTGACCAAGATGCTGGCCCAGGCCCTCGAAAAAGAAGACTACGAGAAAGCCGCCAAAATCCGCGACGAGCTCAATAAGCGCAATGGTTGA
- a CDS encoding electron transfer flavoprotein subunit beta/FixA family protein, with the protein MKFLVCISNVPDTTTKITFTPDNKEFNKAGVQFVINPWDEYALTRAIELKEANPGSTVTVLNVGEADTEPNIRKALAIGADDAIRVNAAPKDAFFVAEQIAAVAKDGGYDVMLMGKESIDYNGFQVHGMVGELLGIPTIAPAMKLDMSGNTATLEREIEGGKEIVQVTTPFVVSCQQPMCEPRIPNMRGIMTARTKPLKVVPPTADAPRTQVQAYALPPKKQGVKLIDAENAGELIKLLRNEAKVI; encoded by the coding sequence ATGAAGTTTCTGGTTTGCATCTCCAACGTGCCCGACACGACTACCAAAATCACTTTTACGCCTGATAACAAAGAGTTTAATAAGGCCGGGGTGCAGTTCGTTATTAATCCTTGGGACGAATACGCCCTGACCCGTGCTATCGAGCTGAAGGAGGCTAACCCCGGCAGCACCGTAACGGTGCTCAACGTGGGCGAGGCCGATACGGAGCCTAATATCCGTAAGGCGCTGGCCATCGGGGCCGACGATGCCATTAGGGTGAACGCTGCGCCGAAGGATGCTTTTTTCGTGGCCGAGCAAATCGCGGCCGTTGCCAAAGATGGTGGCTACGACGTGATGCTAATGGGCAAGGAAAGCATTGACTACAACGGCTTTCAGGTGCACGGCATGGTGGGCGAGCTGCTCGGCATCCCGACGATAGCGCCCGCTATGAAGCTGGACATGAGCGGGAACACCGCCACGCTGGAGCGCGAGATTGAGGGCGGCAAGGAGATTGTGCAGGTGACTACCCCCTTTGTAGTCTCGTGCCAGCAGCCGATGTGCGAGCCCCGCATCCCCAACATGCGCGGCATCATGACAGCCCGCACCAAGCCCCTGAAAGTGGTGCCCCCTACCGCCGACGCGCCCCGCACCCAGGTGCAGGCGTATGCCCTACCCCCCAAGAAACAGGGCGTAAAGCTCATTGATGCTGAGAACGCCGGCGAGCTAATTAAGCTGCTCCGCAACGAAGCCAAGGTAATTTAA
- a CDS encoding electron transfer flavoprotein subunit alpha/FixB family protein, with protein MSVLVVVECDKGEVKKSSLEVATYGAQLAAQLGTTATAIAVGEATEANLAQLGEQGIAKVLYDKEPRLKDFVNNAYTKLIATAAQQEDAKVIVLANSNIGAAVGSRLSVRLQASLATNVVELPHTEGGQFVVKRGAFSGKAFSDVVLSGERKIIAVKKNSLEAKHEAGQTATVADFSAQLTDADFADAPKQVVMQDQAGGVLLPEAALVVSGGRGMKGPENWNLIEDLAKALGAATACSKPVSDVDWRPHHEHVGQTGITVSPNLYIACGISGAIQHLAGVNSSKVIVVINKDPEAPFFKAADYGIVGDVFEVLPKLTAAVKALN; from the coding sequence ATGTCAGTTTTAGTAGTAGTAGAATGCGATAAGGGCGAGGTGAAAAAGTCCTCGCTCGAAGTGGCGACCTACGGCGCGCAGCTCGCGGCGCAGCTTGGTACCACGGCCACGGCCATCGCCGTGGGCGAAGCCACCGAAGCCAACCTGGCTCAGCTCGGCGAGCAGGGCATCGCGAAGGTGCTTTACGACAAGGAGCCACGCCTGAAGGACTTCGTGAACAATGCGTATACCAAGCTTATTGCCACGGCGGCCCAGCAGGAAGATGCGAAGGTGATAGTGCTGGCCAACAGCAACATCGGCGCGGCCGTGGGCTCGCGCCTGTCGGTGCGACTGCAAGCTTCGCTGGCCACCAACGTGGTAGAATTGCCCCACACCGAGGGTGGGCAGTTTGTGGTAAAGCGCGGCGCGTTTTCGGGTAAGGCGTTTTCGGACGTGGTGCTCAGCGGCGAGCGCAAGATTATTGCTGTGAAGAAAAACTCGCTTGAGGCCAAGCACGAGGCCGGCCAGACGGCCACGGTAGCCGATTTCTCGGCTCAGCTCACCGACGCTGACTTTGCCGACGCGCCCAAGCAGGTGGTGATGCAGGACCAGGCCGGCGGCGTGCTGCTGCCCGAGGCCGCGCTGGTGGTGAGTGGGGGTAGGGGCATGAAAGGTCCCGAAAACTGGAACCTCATCGAGGACCTGGCCAAGGCGCTGGGCGCGGCCACGGCCTGCTCGAAGCCGGTGAGCGACGTGGATTGGCGGCCTCACCACGAGCACGTGGGCCAGACGGGCATCACGGTATCGCCCAACCTGTACATTGCCTGCGGCATCTCGGGAGCCATTCAGCACTTGGCGGGTGTCAACTCGTCGAAGGTGATTGTGGTCATTAATAAAGACCCGGAGGCTCCGTTCTTTAAAGCGGCCGATTACGGCATTGTGGGCGACGTGTTCGAGGTGCTGCCCAAGCTTACGGCGGCCGTGAAGGCCCTGAACTAA